The following proteins are co-located in the Microplitis demolitor isolate Queensland-Clemson2020A chromosome 3, iyMicDemo2.1a, whole genome shotgun sequence genome:
- the LOC103576614 gene encoding rho guanine nucleotide exchange factor 11 isoform X4, which produces MNGTTAVRRVVGAGGGGGGQEPPPVATLVVYKDDAGYGMKVSGDNPVYVQSVKEGGAAERAGLKQGDKIIKVNGVNVMQSTHTEVVQLIKSSTQVVLTVQQKPLGATLAGLQQVGTTLGSQHQQPRPTSLSSASTMHSFPFLMVKAPSFTDFVSTAFYKKHEKKRQLETQRVHTFQLMLEKEQSYRDKLRSELAKMGIGSGNVSNSSTLQTELAGAERRVRTLQDQLAAITTNDQLCSLVTNASSPSGHYSSSGSSTGGGSGVVIGDTPPPLPSRKSLSMQSLSPPPLPPRPPPPTTTSNTHSVVQLELERQLLTHLTSPTTSHGIPNSFSQDAHLGSPNSLNKHQRTKSSPEQLGSTMISPSEASRLLIASESMNDLSPSRHLHQGHGRLSGIDLDDPIHITPPGTPPPPYPQPSPGNDVLSTTLNESVDSFVTVTPTRQLLNESSPGLPQIQQPIMSMEDDDMSDQEVGQLEDHGPFKSLSRLWEHHAHLSVFINYVLSNSDPSSLLFYLVTDLYKEGNAKEMRKWAYEIHSSFLVPGAPLRLNNVDENVAREIDDVLLRESDKEEILRKIFWKARTRAKEELNEQLADFQQKRTAGLGMLFGPSDAQLDESESDKSKEAKIIETYLLPKMDPYLEDIEKDQLDLRQFTTAAGLATILTKIFQVRSVSLDRVPTFVAKDKSNIKARLLTGKTRKMAVRGHHFGAHQYFTVTYCNHCQLIIGGIGPQGYQCNDCSLSVHRQCVRVVEESCPGPLSRKERGNDRISKLMDRIRPERKPPSSHHHHHSPNQMHLNNKLFSVERSKRLDEENLLGDCENGEHRGGGASGNTRGSVERGRISGYGDHLDSMDDPSSREDISEMVQQNISSKPKTSNINRSESYKERIHHKRQLREKRKTSDPNLSKTNDCDATGAFPGNSAGSSSNSSLSTRSLDSPSTSLEQVHPANAGHHTSNSWDSDVDVEPDPPDWNHGVAEEVLSNLSNSEKKRQEVINELFHTERSHVRALKVLSYVFHKPLLESQVLPLDQVQLLFSNLDEMVTIHSRFNQAMKRKKKENPCVGDVGELILEMFDGENGETFERAASTYCAKQQVALDALRDRRRKDPKLNSFLNEIESNPLCRRLQLKDHILTGMLRLTKYPLLFENLAKYTPESNEKEKAAVLRAVERSKEILSLVNQAVREAEDCQRLTEILRMIDRSAFDKFDHPAVQEFKNLDITKRNLIFEGPLQWRIVNRPKPVDLHVVLLDDTILLLHRQDDKYLLKFTNTNQVNSVLSPIFKVSTVLVRNNAVDKNSLYLVNTSQKGAQIYDLVASSPAERKLWCKHISEAAEAYKTRNREGRRPSPPTVLNEEPSPAPEVPLNMETGAADKEKSDKVGPQDPKDNDNNKEQSSTSIETTTSTPAATQPEENTQDTPATDESSKSKPDESTQSADQNHNQNQDQQQQQQPSPAQQPPPSSSATSSGIGESMRLVTCTQCSLIDPVEVHAEVRPVHVAEPVLTPIESLRRKDEVIKQALEEKQSLVADILNIPKEDFEHVADIASEPSDVEKEPAELILAAISKANQLVGILNAALAVTETEAVLATRGTNATASTGCDAVGCPVPRSHPHPHQPVVPVVTLQPICHSLTAQLSQFLKIVKERDEERERLRKELQRCRERLHAIDADAQRREQYQFSTSTTQTPTDLGDHISTEATEDINKEEFVDACGDPDVELETNDSKKNTPATEMMGDSVG; this is translated from the exons CATCGACGCAGGTGGTTTTGACAGTGCAGCAGAAGCCATTGGGTGCAACGCTAGCCGGTTTACAGCAAGTGGGAACAACTCTGGGAAGTCAACATCAGCAGCCGAGACCAACGAGTTTATCATCGGCATCAACAATG CATTCTTTTCCGTTTTTAATGGTCAAAGCACCGTCATTTACTGATTTCGTCTCCACtgcattttataaaaaa cacGAGAAAAAACGTCAGTTGGAGACACAACGTGTTCATACATTCCAGCTGATGTTAGAAAAGGAGCAGAGTTATCGTGATAAATTACGAAGTGAACTTGCTAAAATGGGTATTGGTTCCGGGAATGTATCAAACTCCTCAACACTGCAGACTGAGTTAGCTGGAGCGGAAAGACGAGTTCGTACATTACAAGATCAATTAGCTGCAATAACAACAAATGAccag CTTTGCTCATTGGTAACAAACGCCTCGTCTCCCTCTGGTCATTATTCCAGTTCTGGTAGCAGCACCGGTGGTGGTAGTGGTGTTGTTATTGGCGACACACCGCCACCCCTGCCTTCACGTAAATCCTTGTCCATGCAGAGTTTGTCCCCACCTCCGTTGCCTCCACGACCACCTCCACCCACTACCACCTCAAACACGCACAGCGTAGTACAGTTGGAGCTGGAGAGACAACTGCTGACTCATTTAACGTCCCCAACCACCAGTCATGGTATACCTAACTCT ttctCACAAGACGCACATTTGGGTTCGCCGAACTCACTTAATAAACATCAACGTACAAAATCCTCACCCGAGCAATTGGGCTCGACTATGATCTCACCGTCAGAGGCCAGTAGACTACTAATAGCGTCAGAATCAATGAACGACTTATCACCATCGAGACACCTCCATCAGGGACATGGACGTCTAAGCGGAATTGATTTAGATGATCCGATCCATATCACACCACCGGGCACACCACCACCGCCTTATCCCCAACCAAGTCCTGGGAATGATGTCTTATCGACCACCTTGAATGAA agCGTGGATAGTTTTGTAACAGTAACGCCAACCCGTCAATTGTTGAATGAAAGTAGTCCTGGATTACCGCAAATTCAACAGCCTATTATGTCTATGGAAGACGATGACATGAGTGATCAAGAAGTG ggTCAACTCGAAGATCATGGACCATTTAAATCTTTATCAAGATTGTGGGAACACCATGCACATCTttctgtttttataaattatgttttatcAAATAGTGATCCTTCAAGCTTg ttattctATTTGGTAACAGACTTGTATAAGGAAGGTAATGCTAAGGAAATGAGAAAATGGGCATATGAAATTCATTCTAGCTTTTTAGTACCTGGTGCT CCTCTACGACTCAATAACGTAGATGAGAATGTCGCACGTGAAATAGATGACGTACTTTTACGAGAATCAGATAAAGAAGAAATATTACGCAAGATATTTTGGAAGGCAAGAACAAGAGCGAAGGAAGAATTGAATGAACAGCTTGCGGACTTCCAACAAAAAAGAACAGCGGGACTTGGTATGTTATTTGGGCCGAGTGATGCTCAGCTTGACGAAAGTGAATCAGATAAATCTAAAGAAGCAAAAATAATAGAGACTTATCTTCTTCCTAAAATGGATCCATATTT GGAAGATATTGAAAAAGATCAGTTAGATCTACGTCAATTTACAACAGCCGCTGGTTTAGCGACGATATTgactaaaatatttcaagtacGATCTGTATCACTTGATCGTGTGCCGACATTTGTCGCTAAAGATAAATCTAATATTAAAGCTCGTTTGCTTACGggtaaaacaagaaaaatggCAGTAAGAGGTCATCATTTTGGAGCACATCAATATTTTACTGTTACGTATTGCAATCATTGTCAACTTATTATTGGTGGGATCGGTCCTCAAGGTTATCAATGCAATG ACTGCTCTCTCAGTGTTCACCGTCAATGTGTTCGTGTAGTTGAGGAAAGTTGTCCAGGACCATTGTCACGTAAAGAACGCGGCAATGATCGTATCAGTAAACTTATGGATCGTATAAGACCTGAAAGAAAACCTCCATCATCTCATCATCACCACCATTCCCCAAATCAAATGCAtctaa ataataaattattttcagtcgAACGTTCAAAGCGTCTTGacgaagaaaatttattaggaGACTGTGAAAATg GAGAACATCGCGGGGGCGGCGCAAGCGGAAACACCCGTGGTAGTGTTGAAAGAGGACGTATTTCCGGTTACGGTGATCATCTTGATAGTATGGACGATCCTTCTTCACGAGAGGATATCTCTGAAAT GGTGCAGCAAAATATTTCCAGTAAACCAAAGACGTCAAACATAAATCGGTCTGAAAGTTACAAGGAACGGATACAtcataaa CGACAACTTCGTGAAAAGCGAAAGACCAGCGATCCAAATCTGTCGAAAACAAA tgactgTGACGCGACAGGTGCATTCCCCGGTAATTCTGCTGGCAGTTCATCAAACAGTAGCTTATCAACACGAAGTCTAGACAGTCCAAGTACCAGTTTAGAACAAGTTCATCCAGCCAATGCTGGTCATCATACATCTAACTCGTGGGACAGTGACGTTGATGTTGAACCAGATCCACCAGATTGGAATCACGGCGTTGCTGAAGAAGTTCTCAGTAATCTCAGTAACTCAGAGAAGAAGAGACAAGAAGTTATAAAtg aaCTATTTCATACGGAGAGGTCACACGTACGCGCACTTAAAGTACTGTCATACGTCTTCCACAAGCCATTACTTGAATCTCAAGTTCTTCCATTGGATCAAGTACAATtactattttcaaatttagacGAAATGGTGACTATTCATTCGCGCTTTAACCAGGCAatgaaacgtaaaaaaaaagaaaatccatGCGTGGGTGATGTCGGTGAATTAATATTGGAAATGTTCGATGGTGAAAATGGTGAGACATTTGAACGTGCTGCTTCAACGTACTGTGCTAAACAACAAGTTGCATTGGACGCATTGCGTGACAGACGTCGCAAAGATcctaaattaaattcatttttaaatgaaatagaaTCTAATCCCCTGTGCCGACGATTGCAACTCAAGGATCACATACTGACAGGTATGTTGAGATTGACCAAGTACCCATTGCTATTCGAAAATTTAGCAAAGTATACACCTGAGAGTAATGAAAAAGAGAAAGCAGCGGTACTGCGTGCTGTTGAACGCAGTAAAGAGATACTCAGTTTAGTTAATCAGGCTGTGCGTGAAGCTGAAGATTGTCAACGTCTTACTGAAATACTTCGTATGATCGATAGATCGgcatttgataaatttgatcATCCAGCAGTCCAAGAGTTTAAAAATCTTGACATTACTAAacgcaatttaatatttgaggGTCCATTGCAGTGGCGGATTGTTAATCGTCCAAAGCCCGTTGATTTACACGTTGTATTACTTGATGATACGATACTATTATTGCATCGTCAAGatgataagtatttattaaaatttacaaacacaAATCAAGTTAATTCTGTGCTGAGTCCGATTTTTAAAGTATCGACAGTACTTGTGAGAAATAATgctgttgataaaaattcacTTTACTTAGTTAATACATCGCAAAAAGGTGCGCAAATATATGACTTGGTAGCATCGTCACCAGCAGAACGTAAATTGTGGTGTAAACATATATCTGAAGCTGCTGAAGCATACAAAACACGTAATCGTGAAGGTAGACGACCGTCACCGCCTACTGTATTAAATGAAGAGCCGTCACCAGCGCCAGAAGTACCACTCAATATGGAGACTGGTGCTGCTGATAAAGAAAAGTCAGATAAAGTTGGACCACAAGACCCTAAAgacaatgataataacaagGAACAGAGTTCAACGAGTATTGAAACAACGACGAGCACACCAGCAGCAACGCAGCCTGAAGAAAATACTCAAGACACTCCGGCAACTGATGAATCCTCTAAATCTAAACCTGACGAATCAACCCAGTCGGCTGATCAGaatcataatcaaaatcaagatcaacagcaacagcagcaaccATCACCAGCACAACAACCGCCACCGTCATCATCAGCTACGTCATCGGGAATTGGAGAATCAATGAGACTAGTTACGTGTACGCAGTGTTCACTTATTGATCCTGTTGAAGTTCACGCAGAAGTACGGCCAGTTCATGTCGCAGAGCCAGTTCTCACGCCGATAGAATCACTCAGACGAAAAGACGAAGTTATTAAACAAGCGCTCGAAGAAAAACAGTCATTAGTtgctgatattttaaatattccaaaaGAAGATTTTGAACACGTTGCTGATATTGCGTCAGAGCCTTCAGATGTGGAAAAAGAACCTGCTGAATTAATTCTTGCGGCTATCAGTAAAGCTAATCAGTTAGTTGGTATACTTAATGCAGCGCTTGCTGTTACGGAAACTGAAGCTGTCTTGGCTACACGGGGAACTAACGCAACTGCTAGTACTGGTTGTGATGCTGTGGGATGTCCAGTACCACGTTCACATCCACATCCACATCAACCTGTAGTTCCTGTTGTAACTCTACAACCTATTTGCCATTCTTTGACTGCACAACTTTCACAGTTTTTG aaaatcGTGAAAGAAAGAGATGAGGAGCGGGAAAGATTACGTAAAGAGTTACAAAGATGTAGAGAACGGCTTCATGCAATCGATGCCGATGCACAGCGTAGAGAGCAGTATCAATTTTCCACAAGTACCACTCAAACACCAACAGATCTCGGGGATCATATTTCCACAGAAGCCACTGAAGATATTaataaagaa gaATTCGTCGATGCATGTGGTGATCCTGACGTCGAATTAGAAAcaaatgatagtaaaaaaaatacaccaGCAACGGAAATGATGGGGGACAGTGTCGGTTGA
- the LOC103576614 gene encoding rho guanine nucleotide exchange factor 12 isoform X6, whose protein sequence is MNGTTAVRRVVGAGGGGGGQEPPPVATLVVYKDDAGYGMKVSGDNPVYVQSVKEGGAAERAGLKQGDKIIKVNGVNVMQSTHTEVVQLIKSSTQVVLTVQQKPLGATLAGLQQVGTTLGSQHQQPRPTSLSSASTMVSPSQSATSLHRASTAPAGGAPCTARITGPQPVDHSFPFLMVKAPSFTDFVSTAFYKKHEKKRQLETQRVHTFQLMLEKEQSYRDKLRSELAKMGIGSGNVSNSSTLQTELAGAERRVRTLQDQLAAITTNDQFSQDAHLGSPNSLNKHQRTKSSPEQLGSTMISPSEASRLLIASESMNDLSPSRHLHQGHGRLSGIDLDDPIHITPPGTPPPPYPQPSPGNDVLSTTLNESVDSFVTVTPTRQLLNESSPGLPQIQQPIMSMEDDDMSDQEVGQLEDHGPFKSLSRLWEHHAHLSVFINYVLSNSDPSSLLFYLVTDLYKEGNAKEMRKWAYEIHSSFLVPGAPLRLNNVDENVAREIDDVLLRESDKEEILRKIFWKARTRAKEELNEQLADFQQKRTAGLGMLFGPSDAQLDESESDKSKEAKIIETYLLPKMDPYLEDIEKDQLDLRQFTTAAGLATILTKIFQVRSVSLDRVPTFVAKDKSNIKARLLTGKTRKMAVRGHHFGAHQYFTVTYCNHCQLIIGGIGPQGYQCNDCSLSVHRQCVRVVEESCPGPLSRKERGNDRISKLMDRIRPERKPPSSHHHHHSPNQMHLNNKLFSVERSKRLDEENLLGDCENGEHRGGGASGNTRGSVERGRISGYGDHLDSMDDPSSREDISEMVQQNISSKPKTSNINRSESYKERIHHKRQLREKRKTSDPNLSKTNDCDATGAFPGNSAGSSSNSSLSTRSLDSPSTSLEQVHPANAGHHTSNSWDSDVDVEPDPPDWNHGVAEEVLSNLSNSEKKRQEVINELFHTERSHVRALKVLSYVFHKPLLESQVLPLDQVQLLFSNLDEMVTIHSRFNQAMKRKKKENPCVGDVGELILEMFDGENGETFERAASTYCAKQQVALDALRDRRRKDPKLNSFLNEIESNPLCRRLQLKDHILTGMLRLTKYPLLFENLAKYTPESNEKEKAAVLRAVERSKEILSLVNQAVREAEDCQRLTEILRMIDRSAFDKFDHPAVQEFKNLDITKRNLIFEGPLQWRIVNRPKPVDLHVVLLDDTILLLHRQDDKYLLKFTNTNQVNSVLSPIFKVSTVLVRNNAVDKNSLYLVNTSQKGAQIYDLVASSPAERKLWCKHISEAAEAYKTRNREGRRPSPPTVLNEEPSPAPEVPLNMETGAADKEKSDKVGPQDPKDNDNNKEQSSTSIETTTSTPAATQPEENTQDTPATDESSKSKPDESTQSADQNHNQNQDQQQQQQPSPAQQPPPSSSATSSGIGESMRLVTCTQCSLIDPVEVHAEVRPVHVAEPVLTPIESLRRKDEVIKQALEEKQSLVADILNIPKEDFEHVADIASEPSDVEKEPAELILAAISKANQLVGILNAALAVTETEAVLATRGTNATASTGCDAVGCPVPRSHPHPHQPVVPVVTLQPICHSLTAQLSQFLKIVKERDEERERLRKELQRCRERLHAIDADAQRREQYQFSTSTTQTPTDLGDHISTEATEDINKEEFVDACGDPDVELETNDSKKNTPATEMMGDSVG, encoded by the exons CATCGACGCAGGTGGTTTTGACAGTGCAGCAGAAGCCATTGGGTGCAACGCTAGCCGGTTTACAGCAAGTGGGAACAACTCTGGGAAGTCAACATCAGCAGCCGAGACCAACGAGTTTATCATCGGCATCAACAATGGTATCACCTTCACAATCCGCTACTTCTTTGCATCGAGCATCAACTGCCCCAGCTGGTGGTGCTCCTTGCACTGCACGTATAACTGGACCCCAACCTGTCGAC CATTCTTTTCCGTTTTTAATGGTCAAAGCACCGTCATTTACTGATTTCGTCTCCACtgcattttataaaaaa cacGAGAAAAAACGTCAGTTGGAGACACAACGTGTTCATACATTCCAGCTGATGTTAGAAAAGGAGCAGAGTTATCGTGATAAATTACGAAGTGAACTTGCTAAAATGGGTATTGGTTCCGGGAATGTATCAAACTCCTCAACACTGCAGACTGAGTTAGCTGGAGCGGAAAGACGAGTTCGTACATTACAAGATCAATTAGCTGCAATAACAACAAATGAccag ttctCACAAGACGCACATTTGGGTTCGCCGAACTCACTTAATAAACATCAACGTACAAAATCCTCACCCGAGCAATTGGGCTCGACTATGATCTCACCGTCAGAGGCCAGTAGACTACTAATAGCGTCAGAATCAATGAACGACTTATCACCATCGAGACACCTCCATCAGGGACATGGACGTCTAAGCGGAATTGATTTAGATGATCCGATCCATATCACACCACCGGGCACACCACCACCGCCTTATCCCCAACCAAGTCCTGGGAATGATGTCTTATCGACCACCTTGAATGAA agCGTGGATAGTTTTGTAACAGTAACGCCAACCCGTCAATTGTTGAATGAAAGTAGTCCTGGATTACCGCAAATTCAACAGCCTATTATGTCTATGGAAGACGATGACATGAGTGATCAAGAAGTG ggTCAACTCGAAGATCATGGACCATTTAAATCTTTATCAAGATTGTGGGAACACCATGCACATCTttctgtttttataaattatgttttatcAAATAGTGATCCTTCAAGCTTg ttattctATTTGGTAACAGACTTGTATAAGGAAGGTAATGCTAAGGAAATGAGAAAATGGGCATATGAAATTCATTCTAGCTTTTTAGTACCTGGTGCT CCTCTACGACTCAATAACGTAGATGAGAATGTCGCACGTGAAATAGATGACGTACTTTTACGAGAATCAGATAAAGAAGAAATATTACGCAAGATATTTTGGAAGGCAAGAACAAGAGCGAAGGAAGAATTGAATGAACAGCTTGCGGACTTCCAACAAAAAAGAACAGCGGGACTTGGTATGTTATTTGGGCCGAGTGATGCTCAGCTTGACGAAAGTGAATCAGATAAATCTAAAGAAGCAAAAATAATAGAGACTTATCTTCTTCCTAAAATGGATCCATATTT GGAAGATATTGAAAAAGATCAGTTAGATCTACGTCAATTTACAACAGCCGCTGGTTTAGCGACGATATTgactaaaatatttcaagtacGATCTGTATCACTTGATCGTGTGCCGACATTTGTCGCTAAAGATAAATCTAATATTAAAGCTCGTTTGCTTACGggtaaaacaagaaaaatggCAGTAAGAGGTCATCATTTTGGAGCACATCAATATTTTACTGTTACGTATTGCAATCATTGTCAACTTATTATTGGTGGGATCGGTCCTCAAGGTTATCAATGCAATG ACTGCTCTCTCAGTGTTCACCGTCAATGTGTTCGTGTAGTTGAGGAAAGTTGTCCAGGACCATTGTCACGTAAAGAACGCGGCAATGATCGTATCAGTAAACTTATGGATCGTATAAGACCTGAAAGAAAACCTCCATCATCTCATCATCACCACCATTCCCCAAATCAAATGCAtctaa ataataaattattttcagtcgAACGTTCAAAGCGTCTTGacgaagaaaatttattaggaGACTGTGAAAATg GAGAACATCGCGGGGGCGGCGCAAGCGGAAACACCCGTGGTAGTGTTGAAAGAGGACGTATTTCCGGTTACGGTGATCATCTTGATAGTATGGACGATCCTTCTTCACGAGAGGATATCTCTGAAAT GGTGCAGCAAAATATTTCCAGTAAACCAAAGACGTCAAACATAAATCGGTCTGAAAGTTACAAGGAACGGATACAtcataaa CGACAACTTCGTGAAAAGCGAAAGACCAGCGATCCAAATCTGTCGAAAACAAA tgactgTGACGCGACAGGTGCATTCCCCGGTAATTCTGCTGGCAGTTCATCAAACAGTAGCTTATCAACACGAAGTCTAGACAGTCCAAGTACCAGTTTAGAACAAGTTCATCCAGCCAATGCTGGTCATCATACATCTAACTCGTGGGACAGTGACGTTGATGTTGAACCAGATCCACCAGATTGGAATCACGGCGTTGCTGAAGAAGTTCTCAGTAATCTCAGTAACTCAGAGAAGAAGAGACAAGAAGTTATAAAtg aaCTATTTCATACGGAGAGGTCACACGTACGCGCACTTAAAGTACTGTCATACGTCTTCCACAAGCCATTACTTGAATCTCAAGTTCTTCCATTGGATCAAGTACAATtactattttcaaatttagacGAAATGGTGACTATTCATTCGCGCTTTAACCAGGCAatgaaacgtaaaaaaaaagaaaatccatGCGTGGGTGATGTCGGTGAATTAATATTGGAAATGTTCGATGGTGAAAATGGTGAGACATTTGAACGTGCTGCTTCAACGTACTGTGCTAAACAACAAGTTGCATTGGACGCATTGCGTGACAGACGTCGCAAAGATcctaaattaaattcatttttaaatgaaatagaaTCTAATCCCCTGTGCCGACGATTGCAACTCAAGGATCACATACTGACAGGTATGTTGAGATTGACCAAGTACCCATTGCTATTCGAAAATTTAGCAAAGTATACACCTGAGAGTAATGAAAAAGAGAAAGCAGCGGTACTGCGTGCTGTTGAACGCAGTAAAGAGATACTCAGTTTAGTTAATCAGGCTGTGCGTGAAGCTGAAGATTGTCAACGTCTTACTGAAATACTTCGTATGATCGATAGATCGgcatttgataaatttgatcATCCAGCAGTCCAAGAGTTTAAAAATCTTGACATTACTAAacgcaatttaatatttgaggGTCCATTGCAGTGGCGGATTGTTAATCGTCCAAAGCCCGTTGATTTACACGTTGTATTACTTGATGATACGATACTATTATTGCATCGTCAAGatgataagtatttattaaaatttacaaacacaAATCAAGTTAATTCTGTGCTGAGTCCGATTTTTAAAGTATCGACAGTACTTGTGAGAAATAATgctgttgataaaaattcacTTTACTTAGTTAATACATCGCAAAAAGGTGCGCAAATATATGACTTGGTAGCATCGTCACCAGCAGAACGTAAATTGTGGTGTAAACATATATCTGAAGCTGCTGAAGCATACAAAACACGTAATCGTGAAGGTAGACGACCGTCACCGCCTACTGTATTAAATGAAGAGCCGTCACCAGCGCCAGAAGTACCACTCAATATGGAGACTGGTGCTGCTGATAAAGAAAAGTCAGATAAAGTTGGACCACAAGACCCTAAAgacaatgataataacaagGAACAGAGTTCAACGAGTATTGAAACAACGACGAGCACACCAGCAGCAACGCAGCCTGAAGAAAATACTCAAGACACTCCGGCAACTGATGAATCCTCTAAATCTAAACCTGACGAATCAACCCAGTCGGCTGATCAGaatcataatcaaaatcaagatcaacagcaacagcagcaaccATCACCAGCACAACAACCGCCACCGTCATCATCAGCTACGTCATCGGGAATTGGAGAATCAATGAGACTAGTTACGTGTACGCAGTGTTCACTTATTGATCCTGTTGAAGTTCACGCAGAAGTACGGCCAGTTCATGTCGCAGAGCCAGTTCTCACGCCGATAGAATCACTCAGACGAAAAGACGAAGTTATTAAACAAGCGCTCGAAGAAAAACAGTCATTAGTtgctgatattttaaatattccaaaaGAAGATTTTGAACACGTTGCTGATATTGCGTCAGAGCCTTCAGATGTGGAAAAAGAACCTGCTGAATTAATTCTTGCGGCTATCAGTAAAGCTAATCAGTTAGTTGGTATACTTAATGCAGCGCTTGCTGTTACGGAAACTGAAGCTGTCTTGGCTACACGGGGAACTAACGCAACTGCTAGTACTGGTTGTGATGCTGTGGGATGTCCAGTACCACGTTCACATCCACATCCACATCAACCTGTAGTTCCTGTTGTAACTCTACAACCTATTTGCCATTCTTTGACTGCACAACTTTCACAGTTTTTG aaaatcGTGAAAGAAAGAGATGAGGAGCGGGAAAGATTACGTAAAGAGTTACAAAGATGTAGAGAACGGCTTCATGCAATCGATGCCGATGCACAGCGTAGAGAGCAGTATCAATTTTCCACAAGTACCACTCAAACACCAACAGATCTCGGGGATCATATTTCCACAGAAGCCACTGAAGATATTaataaagaa gaATTCGTCGATGCATGTGGTGATCCTGACGTCGAATTAGAAAcaaatgatagtaaaaaaaatacaccaGCAACGGAAATGATGGGGGACAGTGTCGGTTGA